One part of the Anopheles coustani chromosome 2, idAnoCousDA_361_x.2, whole genome shotgun sequence genome encodes these proteins:
- the LOC131265627 gene encoding divergent protein kinase domain 1C: protein MTISNSSRLLAMQGRFKSLTRRFRFSPRRRSYCAITSATLLVLLVLAVIGFAVTRLHFCFDVLVEWKISKICNQYYSNEITGYMCPELCAGDTISEFHCPSTKQTSLNPFNPNRFLARKAQQLVVVKHAVPDDSYEKLSWIDSHRHEEHYPTETEYVGIVRRYIELRYNLQLPFDKLNSLLKLKNKNNHVLFHASMRNSWTLIQNNEYLLSRLYEEKEIFPQVVGTCGDLFITELLETVEFDERRYHFTNHIDLSKWRYHIKVAVLILDYLEEMGQNKFQMCSVLLAGFGISDSRMKYHDLRYISTEVSIDRMLSDGRECSSDAECSFHDCRSRCNTTVHQCTAGLLNNNLQIVCDKIFRGTATEPGILVTEKSPTRLLRILERCARPSSRSDVDAGRSWGASKSLKKQLYNELTSIYEQLASSVYS, encoded by the exons ATGAcaatcagcaacagcagccgcCTGCTGGCCATGCAGGGTCGGTTTAAAAGTTTAACCCGAAGGTTTCGTTTTTCACCGAGACGCCGCTCCTATTGTGCCATTACTTCCGCAACCTTGTTGGTGCTCTTGGTGCTCGCTGTGATCGGCTTCGCCGTGACCAGGCTGCACTTTTGCTTCGACGTGTTGGTCGAATGGAAGATTTCAAAAATT TGCAATCAGTATTATAGCAATGAAATTACGGGCTACATGTGTCCAGAACTATGTGCTGGTGATACCATTTCGGAATTTCACTGCCCTTCAACGAAGCAGACCTCGCTGAATCCCTTCAATCCGAATCGATTTTTGGCCCGTAAAGCTCAACAGTTAGTCGTCGTGAAG CATGCGGTTCCGGATGATAGTTACGAAAAACTGTCCTGGATCGATAGCCACCGGCACGAAGAACACTATCCAACGGAGACGGAGTACGTCGGCATCGTGCGCCGATACATCGAACTGCGGTACAACCTACAACTGCCGTTCGACAAGTTGAACAGTTTGCTCAAGCTGAAGAACAAGAACAATCACGTGCTGTTTCACGCCAGCATGCGCAACAGCTGGACGTTGATCCAGAACAACGAGTACCTGCTGAGCCGGCtgtacgaggagaaggagaTCTTCCCGCAGGTGGTCGGCACGTGCGGTGATCTCTTTATTACGGAGCTGCTGGAGACGGTCGAGTTTGACGAACGGCGGTACCATTTCACCAATCACATCGATCTGTCCAAGTGGCGGTACCACATCAAGGTGGCCGTGCTCATACTGGACTATCTCGAGGAGATGGGCCAGAACAAGTTCCAGATGTGCTCGGTGCTGCTAGCGGGCTTCGGCATCAGCGACAGTCGTATGAAATATCACGACCTGCGGTACATAAGCACCGAGGTGTCGATCGATCGGATGCTGTCCGATGGACGCGAGTGCTCTAGTGACGCCGAGTGTAGCTTCCATGATTGCCGTAGTCGCTGCAACACCACCGTCCATCAGTGTACCGCCGGTTTGTTGAATAACAATCTGCAAATTGTGTGTGATAAG ATATTCCGCGGGACCGCCACCGAGCCGGGCATCCTAGTGACGGAGAAAAGTCCAACCCGATTGCTTCGCATCCTGGAGCGTTGCGCACGGCCGAGCAGCAGGTCCGATGTTGACGCCGGCCGATCGTGGGGCGCTTCGAAGAGTCTCAAGAAACAGCTGTACAATGAGCTGACCAGCATCTACGAGCAACTTGCTTCTTCGGTCTACTCCTAA
- the LOC131262457 gene encoding tonsoku-like protein: MGPDERKLVNKKTKYANQDNYLSLAETCQRLGELYKDREEYQRALNEYKLAAKAYEKLNRLMDRGLAFRMIGEMHLMMGQFKEALQNVQAYSRAARNEANQLEIQRANVTLGRVYLHRAESFILEKKTSDAEADLIEAEKAFNIALSICDKLQGTVRKAEFIEMQAGTYLNLGVTLDRRGKTNPAQVHMERAIRLAREADSFELLHTCYNTMALSCSQWEKNNDGEHRGKTLRLLNHGLEVASRLSNRATKMCQTLLLKTDFFLQMGDFQSARQTLKRAYHLKTPVSSDAKQIAQQLKVLVAICRTEDELITLEATNYERRKTLYERMGDGACKLRNFVKAIDYYRRMLECAEALGDANRQLIPCYVSLYQTYTDNQQYDLALEYLWKEYEIIANEPKEAYHTLLQIAKLYERQEKSFFDIEDIYRRARVEAKKLQSIDLERVAVQRAVKMLRKNCMDLMADTLEQEAIAEGIDLSIVEPDSEGLPDMDCLSEVDEDDGENEQNTPNVGDDINLDIDLSENSDVEGEANLGGGIGSGKKLNDSIPDALNASTSAQGRTRKRGMTFAVRRNNKGETQLHQAAIAGNTVLVERLLEQGHPVNVRDHAGWLPLHEACIHGHADIVTTLLDRGAHMNDKGGTSCDGITPLYDACCNGRLEVIEVLLDRGANATQRTDFGDTTLNVLDTWYSKRKARLSLEEIHHYERVRERLVAKFDAVAEQVSPPSVDRRPAKKDFSSGSKITVKQNSYSSDSDTPTDSTAHTTGSSSSKVKSLRSTGSSSASYGSKETVMRLHRNAVSSSDDERSPKRVSINGASDDELDPVGVSEYRSTMLALRKNKITDHRATSLSLAGQKKRLAHMALDEVDADDWLIDDLQQTAKRSRVTPSTLPRSASSSLERKKSSSSFGKNRSSSDLTGVDATPPSYSTDCASALLDADDDDLPFADEPYANDCWQEQESTDSAFNVLMKNSAKSFRRIQNRRGSSETRARRHSLGIAQTSLLDAGFQRIASPCFDEKENLTPPEDRLRTPVKQTTPTPVAPSPHKSPAAQPSMKQTFHVVLDDGKTVDLFFNDQTLFTTRTIGWLQNEIVKRYIMCYGKRPLLKIKQSKDLHAFSESEYLNVLTENRVPGLNTEITVHGMVRGCQHVDFAQFYEEYCQENKKVNDKNLQARLIKLERTGSIILEPDFALTVPSQPLPATDTLSFVFLLVFFQQDWLNHLDLSVNGITDNHMETLARYLPSCKHLRVLRLALNLLTSRSVEMLCYGVKNPLDLESLSGSLTVGGLKGSGLEELDLSSNPLEDDAIAPLFVLCNELSNLRVLRLGSTDIMTIDESNVGNFDISRLETFDVSQNKLHEHSVQYLLNQLSEGHLRDASFHSLAALCTDFKPKLWQTISNTQLGSLRALNLSNCRLTDDEIENTLLPSLGRNCEKLVHLDLSVNVALTKRTFLSVLRQCNGAVFRLEQLHFRHNVQLWVELDTIAPADQLKMIEYNPSVQYPRELLAMLPVGDYTVHQHETLLTVVTNLWRTLWSARTPNLTKHDDGLHITFSVDK, translated from the exons ATGGGGCCCGATGAGCGTA AACTTGTCAACAAAAAGACGAAATATGCAAACCAGGACAATTACCTCTCATTAGCCGAAACCTGCCAAAGATTGGGCGAGTTGTACAAGGACCGTGAGGAGTATCAACGTGCATTAAACGAGTACAAACTGGCGGCCAAGGCGTATGAAAAGCTCAATCGATTGATGGACCGCGGACTGGCGTTTCGAATGATCGGTGAGATGCATCTCATGATGGGTCAGTTCAAGGAAGCGCTTCAAAATGTCCAGGCTTATTCGCGGGCCGCTCGTAACGAGGCCAACCAGCTAGAAATTCAGCGTGCCAATGTTACCCTAGGTCGCGTCTACCTGCACCGAGCGGAGAGCTTTATtttggagaagaaaacatCGGATGCCGAAGCGGACCTGATCGAGGCCGAAAAGGCTTTCAATATAGCACTGTCGATTTGCGACAAATTGCAAGGGACGGTGCGGAAGGCTGAATTTATCGAAATGCAAGCCGGAACGTATTTGAATCTCGGTGTGACGCTTGACCGGCGGGGAAAAACGAATCCAGCTCAGGTGCATATGGAACGTGCAATACGGTTAGCCCGTGAGGCAGATTCATTCGAACTTCTTCATACTTGTTATAATACGATGGCATTATCCTGTTCCCAGTGGGAGAAGAACAATGATGGTGAGCATCGTGGTAAAACTTTACGCTTGTTAAACCATGGCCTTGAGGTGGCTTCACGACTTTCGAATCGTGCAACGAAAATGTGCCAAACGTTGCTATTAAAAACGGATTTCTTTCTGCAAATGGGCGACTTCCAGAGCGCTCGTCAAACTCTTAAAAGAGCatatcatctgaaaacccCAGTCAGTAGCGACGCAAAACAAATCGCACAGCAACTCAAAGTACTCGTTGCCATATGCCGTACGGAGGACGAGCTAATAACCCTTGAAGCAACGAACTACGAGCGTCGTAAAACTCTTTACGAACGCATGGGAGACGGTGCCTGTAAGCTGCGCAATTTTGTCAAAGCGATCGATTACTACCGGCGAATGCTGGAGTGTGCCGAAGCGCTCGGTGACGCTAACCGGCAGCTGATTCCGTGCTACGTAAGCCTCTACCAGACGTACACCGACAACCAACAGTACGATCTTGCCCTCGAGTACCTCTGGAAGGAGTATGAGATCATCGCAAACGAACCGAAAGAAGCCTACCATACACTGCTACAGATTGCGAAGCTGTATGAACGAcaggaaaaatccttttttgACATCGAGGACATTTATCGGAGGGCGCGTGTGGAAGCTAAAAAGCTACAATCGATCGATCTGGAACGAGTTGCGGTGCAACGTGCGGTAAAGATGTTACGAAAGAACTGTATGGATCTGATGGCGGACACTCTCGAACAGGAAGCAATTGCCGAGGGAATCGATCTAAGTATCGTCGAACCAGACAGTGAGGGCTTGCCGGATATGGATTGCCTATCGGAGGTAGACGAGGACGATGGGGAGAACGAACAGAACACACCGAACGTGGGCGATGATATAAACCTCGATATAGATCTATCGGAAAATTCGGACGTTGAAGGAGAAGCAAATTTGGGTGGAGGTATTGGAAGTGGTAAGAAGCTGAACGACAGTATACCGGATGCTTTAAACGCCTCTACTTCAGCACAAGGAAGAACGCGCAAACGTGGCATGACGTTCGCCGTGCGCAGAAACAACAAGGGAGAAACGCAACTCCATCAGGCAGCGATCGCAGGTAATACGGTCCTTGTCGAGAGGCTTCTCGAACAGGGTCACCCGGTAAATGTGCGCGATCACGCCGGATGGCTGCCGCTTCATGAAGCGTGCATCCATGGACATGCCGATATCGTTACCACACTGCTTGATCGTGGGGCACATATGAACGATAAAGGTGGAACGAGCTGCGATGGCATAACACCACTTTATGACGCCTGTTGCAATGGCCGGTTAGAAGTGATCGAGGTGTTACTCGATCGTGGCGCAAATGCAACACAACGGACTGATTTCGGGGACACAACGCTGAATGTTCTAGACACGTGGTACTCGAAACGTAAGGCACGGTTATCACTGGAAGAAATCCATCATTACGAACGAGTTCGGGAGCGATTGGTGGCAAAGTTTGATGCAGTAGCAGAACAAGTATCGCCACCGTCCGTAGATCGTCGACCTGCgaaaaaagatttttcttCCGGTAGTAAAATAACGGTCAAGCAAAATAGTTACTCAAGCGATTCCGATACGCCAACCGATTCCACAGCACACACTACCGGCAGTTCTTCGTCGAAGGTCAAATCACTCCGATCCACTGGATCTAGTTCTGCTAGCTATGGAAGTAAAGAAACGGTCATGCGCTTACACCGAAACGCGGTTTCCAGTAGTGACGACGAAAGATCCCCAAAGCGTGTCTCAATCAATGGAGCTAGTGACGATGAGTTGGACCCGGTTGGCGTTAGCGAATATCGCAGTACGATGTTAGCGCTGCGGAAAAACAAGATCACCGATCATCGAGCGACATCCCTTTCCCTAGCCGGACAGAAGAAACGATTGGCGCACATGGCCTTGGATGAGGTCGATGCCGACGATTGGTTGATCGACGATTTGCAGCAAACCGCAAAAAGAAGTCGTGTTACGCCCTCCACCCTACCCCGTTCGGCTTCGAGTAGTTTGGAAAGGAAGAAATCGTCCTCTTCGTTCGGAAAAAATCGCTCTTCATCGGACCTTACTGGTGTGGACGCAACCCCTCCTTCGTACTCAACTGATTGTGCCTCTGCTTTGCTCGATGCAGACGACGATGATCTGCCGTTTGCAGACGAACCCTACGCTAACGACTGCTGGCAAGAGCAAGAGAGTACTGACAGTGCCTTCAATGTTCTCATGAAAAACTCAGCAAAAAGCTTTCGTCGAATACAAAACCGACGAGGCTCGTCGGAAACCCGTGCACGGCGACATTCGTTAGGCATTGCACAGACATCCCTTCTTGATGCTGGTTTCCAGCGGATAGCAAGCCCATGTTTTGacgagaaagaaaatttgactCCACCTGAAGATCGATTAAGGACGCCAGTTAAGCAGACGACCCCAACACCCGTGGCACCCTCGCCCCATAAATCACCCGCCGCTCAGCCTTCTATGAAGCAAACGTTCCATGTGGTCCTTGATGATGGCAAAACAGTGGATCTTTTCTTCAACGATCAAACACTCTTCACCACCCGCACGATCGGGTGGTTACAAAATGAGATCGTCAAGCGGTACATCAT GTGCTACGGAAAACGACCACTGTTGaagataaaacaatcaaaagatCTCCATGCGTTTTCTGAAAGTGAATATCTCAACGTGTTAACAGAAAACAGAGTACCTGGGTTAAACACGGAAATAACTGTACATGGCATGGTCCGCGGCTGTCAGCATGTAGATTTCGCACAATTTTACGAAGAATACTgtcaggaaaacaaaaaag TGAACGACAAGAATCTTCAAGCAAGGCTGATAAAACTGGAACGTACTGGTTCAATAATTTTGGAACCCGACTTTGCGCTAACGGTACCTTCACAACCACTTCCCGCTACCGATACATTATCGTTCGTTTTCTTGTTGGTATTCTTCCAACAGGACTGGTTGAACCATTTAGATCTGTCGGTGAACGGAATCACCGACAACCACATGGAAACACTGGCTCGATATTTACCATCCTGCAAACATTTGCGTGTGCTGCGACTTGCTTTAAATCTGCTCACTAGCCGAAGTGTTGAGATGCTCTGCTATGGCGTGAAAAATCCGTTGGATTTGGAATCATTGAGTGGTTCTTTGACGGTAGGTGGGTTAAAGGGCAGCGGGCTAGAAGAATTGGATCTTAGCAGTAATCCTCTCGAAGACGATGCTATTGCCCCACTGTTCGTTTTGTGCAATGAGTTATCCAATTTACGTGTCCTTCGTCTCGGGTCAACCGACATAATGACCATAGACGAGAGTAATGTTGGCAACTTCGATATTTCGCGATTGGAAACGTTCGACGTTTCGCAAAACAAACTTCACGAACATTCGGTGCAGTATCTTTTGAATCAGCTGTCCGAGGGCCATTTGCGGGATGCTAGCTTCCATTCGCTCGCTGCACTTTGCACTGATTTCAAACCCAAACTATGGCAAACCATATCCAATACCCAACTGGGAAGCTTGCGGGCTCTCAATCTTAGCAACTGTCGACTGACTGACGATGAGATAGAAAACACACTCCTCCCATCCCTCGGACGGAACTGTGAAAAGCTCGTCCATCTGGATTTATCAGTCAATGTAGCCCTCACAAAGCGTACCTTTCTTTCCGTTCTACGACAGTGCAACGGCGCCGTCTTTCGACTTGAACAATTACACTTCCGGCACAATGTCCAACTGTGGGTCGAGCTGGATACGATCGCACCGGCAGACCAGCTGAAGATGATCGAGTACAATCCGTCCGTTCAATACCCTCGAGAACTTCTGGCCATGCTACCGGTTGGCGATTACACAGTGCACCAACACGAAACATTGCTCACCGTGGTCACTAACCTGTGGCGTACCTTATGGTCCGCAAGAACTCCGAATTTAACTAAGCACGACGACGGTTTACACATAACGTTTAGTGTCGATAAGTAg
- the LOC131262458 gene encoding deoxynucleoside triphosphate triphosphohydrolase SAMHD1 homolog — protein sequence MDQSNLTVQDSVYGFYCLPAYIRSAVETEEFLRLKRLKQLGVSNLTFEGADHTRFEHSLGACYLAGKLLDSLNLHLEQPISESERMCVMLAAVLHDVGHGPFSHMWEKFVEVYGGHWRHEEASVQLVRQVLDRMEYITEQQREIICAMIQGKASDLLIPERHFLAHIVSSDVDVDRCDYLQRDSHHVPNIIRPSRPFSEMFDRARVATTVDGRSKIVYHWEDFPLVYEMACARQEFHRGCYQDGEVLGTELMMLDVLHEAERVGFRFSRNGKSELLSKVHSQPDLFMYLDDTIVDELASSSHPGLEKAKELMKRLKGGERYTEIFRSPVDMKDEVERYNFLQQKPIVVQASRCIKSNEQWFTNFNVTFYKVAPGGRMELISIEKARSLSKINVQKSVNEIKEYITYCTSTVLQVQQNAKNYFINLRNSVSNGS from the exons ATGGATCAATCTAACTTAACGGTTCAGGATTCTGTCTACGGTTTCTACTGTTTACCTGCTTACATTCGGTCCGCTGTAGAGACGGAAGAATTTCTACGCCTGAAACGGTTGAAACAACTGGGTGTCTCTAATTTAACTTTCGAGGGAGCTGACCATACGAGATTCGAACACTCGTTGGG TGCCTGCTACCTGGCTGGTAAACTGCTAGATTCATTAAATCTCCATTTGGAACAACCAATAAGCGAAAGTGAGCGGATGTGTGTTATG CTGGCGGCAGTTTTGCATGATGTAGGCCATGGACCATTTTCGCACATGTGGGAAAAATTTGTTGAAGTTTACGGTGGCCATTGGAGG CATGAGGAAGCCTCGGTACAACTTGTGCGTCAAGTGCTTGACCGAATGGAATACATCACCGAACAGCAAAGGGAGATAATCTGTGCAATGATACAAGGCAAAGCATCCGATCTGTTAATCCCCGAGCGTCACTTTTTGGCGCATATTGTCAGCAGCGATGTGGATGTCGATCGGTGTGACTATTTGCAGCGTGATTCGCACCACGTGCCCAACATCATTAGACCGTCGCGACCGTTTAGTGAAATGTTCGATCGAGCCCGCGTAGCGACGACAGTTGATGGCAGAAGCAAAATCGTTTATCATTGGGAAGATTTTCCGCTAGTGTATGAAATGGCCTGTGCTCGGCAGGAGTTTCATCGCGGCTGCTATCAAGATGGAGAGGTCCTCGGAACCGAGCTGATGATGCTGGATGTGCTACACGAAGCCGAACGGGTTGGATTTCGGTTTTCACG TAATGGCAAGAGTGAACTTCTTTCCAAAGTTCATAGTCAACCAGACCTGTTTATGTATTTAGACGATACTATTGTCGATGAGCTAGCGTCCAGCAGTCATCCTGGGCTGGAGAAAGCCAAAGAACTAATGAAACGTTTGAAGGGCGGCGAGCGTTACACAGAAATATTTAGATCTCCTGTTGATATGAAGGACGAG GTGGAGCGCTATAACTTTCTACAACAAAAACCTATCGTGGTGCAGGCATCGCGTTGCATTAAATCAAACGAGCAATGGTTTACCAACTTCAACGTTACCTTCTATAAAGTCGCTCCGGGTGGGAGGATGGAACTTATTTCCATCGAGAAGGCGAGAAGTCTATCAAAGATTAATGTACAAAAGTCAGTCAATGAAATTAAGGAATACATCACTTATTGCACTAGTACAGTTCTGCAGGTGCAACAGAATGCCAAGAATTACTTCATCAACTTGCGAAACTCGGTATCGAACGGAAGCTAG